From Carya illinoinensis cultivar Pawnee chromosome 5, C.illinoinensisPawnee_v1, whole genome shotgun sequence, one genomic window encodes:
- the LOC122311395 gene encoding uncharacterized protein At5g01610-like, with the protein MEKALTTVGSLKVVVGSSWITKKAKEEFSNLTDDITTLSNTVEDKAKWIFNKLKGKPLKSLPDLLQEYNLPRGLFPQNITCYEFDESKAKLIVYLPSVCEVSFKDSSVIRYATRVKAILGRGKLMGIEGMKTKVLVWVKVTNVAVEGYKSDKVWFTAGVKKSRPTDAYRMPRDAIRVKEF; encoded by the exons ATGGAGAAAGCTCTGACGACAGTGGGTAGCTTAAAGGTTGTGGTTGGGAGCTCTTGGATTACGAAGAAAGCGAAGGAGGAGTTCTCTAATCTAACTGACGACATCACT ACTCTGTCAAACACAGTGGAAGACAAGGCAAAGTGGATTTTCAACAAACTAAAAG GAAAGCCACTGAAAAGCTTACCAGATCTCCTTCAAGAGTACAACTTACCACGGGGCCTCTTTCCCCAGAACATAACCTGCTATGAATTTGATGAGTCCAAGGCCAAACTGATTGTGTACTTGCCTTCTGTATGTGAGGTCAGCTTTAAAGACTCCTCTGTGATAAGGTATGCTACTCGGGTTAAAGCAATTTTGGGGAGGGGAAAGCTTATGGGCATAGAGGGAATGAAGACAAAGGTTCTAGTGTGGGTTAAAGTGACAAACGTGGCGGTAGAGGGCTACAAATCTGATAAGGTTTGGTTTACAGCTGGTGTGAAGAAGTCAAGGCCTACAGATGCTTATCGGATGCCCCGTGATGCCATCAGAGttaaagaattttga
- the LOC122309546 gene encoding LOW QUALITY PROTEIN: protein RETARDED ROOT GROWTH, mitochondrial (The sequence of the model RefSeq protein was modified relative to this genomic sequence to represent the inferred CDS: inserted 1 base in 1 codon), producing MLNFNDLNLSLKHAQVDGMVQEFADINRGMEKTGKFTMDKKKLLQLFGKANSNLADVIPKVGLFERLRLGSLSLNKAVSVHDSGVITTSSLASKARHQIKDAKYAQIHEYLRKDYEVAERSGNLDFKLKLVKHNIHFLQEILQNRKSDLLEWCIIGPLMMENVISXYKIVRDSNAIPL from the exons ATGTTAAACTTCAATGACCTTAACCTCTCTCTCAAGCACGCACAAGTTGATGGTATGGTTCAAGAATTTGCAGACATAAATCGTGGAATGGAGAAAACCGGAAAGTTTACAATGGATAAGAAGAAGCTTCTTCAGCTTTTTGGGAAGGCTAATTCAAATCTAGCTGATGTAATTCCAAAAGTTGGTCTTTTTGAGAG GCTTCGGTTGGGCTCATTAAGCTTGAACAAAGCTGTTTCTGTTCATGACTCTGGAGTCATTACAACTTCTTCCCTGGCTTCCAAAGCAAGGCACCAGATAAA GGATGCCAAGTATGCTCAAATACATGAATATCTTCGTAAGGATTATGAAGTGGCTGAACGCTCTGGAAATTTGGATTTCAAACTAAAACTCGTGAAG CATAACATTCATTTCCTGCAAGAAATCCTCCAAAACAGGAAGTCTGATCTCTTGGAATGGTGCATCATTGGCCCGTTGATGATGGAGAATGTCATAT AATACAAGATTGTTCGTGATTCAAATGCGATTCCACTATAA